A single region of the Desulfomonile tiedjei genome encodes:
- a CDS encoding SDR family NAD(P)-dependent oxidoreductase: MKLVLPFGLEIPVLYVNPRINADAGLIEEASRAGGLGIVDHVTSGPANFHVPGDVPHGLRVSVKELQGLNLAANVRLALIPLEDSESVAELEPGALKALPVPVLIEVGSAQQAQEAESAGAAGLVARGNEGPGWVSETSGFVLIQEILAVSGLPLFLQGGVGMHTAAAAVAAGATGVVLDVHLLLSEGSAIPQSLKDFLAGLSLPATVTLAEGSSRPLRVYSRVGTRMVRELKKDEESLTPEEFPNYCDRLAHCLRNPVGELDKDETLLAMSEDIVAAKGLSKEFGTAASILAAFGRKMSEPVAVWPFGEDSEVCRGHGTRFPIVQGPMAHVSDNPDFLSAVAQAGALPFLAMGNMPGPIAREGMELAAAKNRGRFGVGLIGLEVNRKCYESHLEIMSENPPPFAILAAGGVELAKRIEAIGTACYLHCPSPAILAEGLKSGLRRFVFEGSESGGHIGSLGSLILWNANLTELDAASRNGLDLHEVTVLFAGGIATGRAAAFLAGMVSDFVTRGLNVGLQMGTAYLATKEAVFTCAITPTYQALTLDSRKTVVIGRTVNTKARAAGSPMASELIEREHERLRNGMPLRERKELYEKDNLGALRLAAKGCAIDPNTATWDCPVFCDLPAEEQVNRGLYLMGQVVSLLREPCTIEALHSEIIHEGRQIFEMRLPQPEDEQVQAQDLALPEEVPVVEHVKEPIAVVGIGLRFPGSDSPDSFWEQIMSGRSGIVEVPPDRWGDSAFYYHPDPKAPDKTYTKIGGFITEFKFDPLKYRIPPAVAQKMDRTQQLAVTCVADALADAGLNPADLKGKRVGVIIGNSMGGETTDRYAERMTVPRTIACLEEAFSSLNLDDSTKTKLIEEFRSRYLEDLPDITEDSLPGELANVISGRVANVFNLEGPNFTVDAACASSMAAVMNAVAALRGGSIDYAVTGGVDSMMNPASFVKFCKIGALSPDGSRPFDEGANGFVMGEGAGMMLLKRLSDAVRAGDRIYGTVVEIGSSSDGRGKGITAPNAAGQERAVRACFDAAGIDPASVGLVEAHGTSTPVGDSTELSVLDKFFQGAGCAKASIGLGSVKSQIGHLKAAAGAAGIIKAVLGLHKRTLPPTVNVQRPNPCIDWESSPLSLVTEARPWEVAGGHIRRAGVSAFGFGGTNFHVLVQEHVPGLRVISGEKKAVQPVEFRPPDWPKPPEMTIEGDAWVIGGSGPGDLTKRIEKLLEQITSANASSLAAAQREESAGCEFRCGFAAQDAQAATEKLSLVLEGLKDPAKRAFFPARGIHVAQASTNRAASGVAFLFPGQGSQYPFMLRDLAERFPVVAETFEEADDILASLGLPTVSSCVFLNGAAKASAKDQADAMKDTQLLQPMILTANTAIFRLLAKMGIHPAAVAGHSLGEYAACVAASVFSFGDALRAVAVRGREMARVSIADPGLMMGIPADARVVEEVLAEVDGYVVAANKNSPKQTVISGETAAVKQAGELFRARGLEGVLLPVSAAFHSGVVAPAREPFMKTLEKLTVNPPLVPVLSNVTGDFYPVGPAAPGRIRDLLGKQFAAPVEWVKTLRRLYSEGIRIFLECGPKRVMTNLTSDTLSNDALALPTNHPKKGGIIQLMEALAALVAEGVLVDIGAAETLEEIARPETYRKRPELKIAPEPTTVRQTTETAPPLLRGLLDSEIEQMAGQPEFSRFLDIQGEPIRALIKAGFQSFVTNILPMEEKVRQVESEGMDMSPVVISGTAAGLPSDVRFPFDRATLDDLLLGGNFIKRIPEDSRRSMVEKNIERLLKGADGEVDLQKVEDVSGVIKLAGFFNDEDIIEEYGLDERLARSMDVTTRLAVAAGIEALRDAGIPLVQETRTTSIGQELPGSWTLPPALRAETGIIFASAFPGMASLVDEVTRETAARYGAGAKKRLIDFYTGLLGRIGDDAERARITGWFTEEFSHLNPAGSEELYTFNRDFLLKVISMAHAQLAQFIKAQGPNTHVDAACAGTTQAVLLARDWIRTGQAKRVILVAADDVAGKTLLPWVGSGFLAMGAATTNGNLSEAALPFDDRRHGLILGSAAVGIVLENHLLVKERGMEPIASIETGVVANSGFHGTRLDVEHISSVMEKMISKWEKQSGRSRDDLAREVFFMSHETYSPKRGGSSSAEVKALRSTFGDKARDIPIANTKGFTGHTMGVGVEDVVALRCLQKKLLPPIPNLKQPDPEFADLKLSRGGACHANYALRLAAGFGSQIVMALYKVVSREENRITDLATHRNWLRQVTGYTDPIVAVEQRTLRVVQRAAAQVTALVEAAPQKVPSPEAEMDAGQAKSATGADEVRTKILALLSDKTGYPADMLDTALDLEADLGIDTVKQAEFISEVRETFGIPRIEGLKIADFPTIEHIIEFVLAHTERSGSGSEGEETQSSGSAEGETEVREKILALLSQKTGYPADMLDTGLDLEADLGIDTVKQAEFISEVREIFSIPRIEGLKIADFPTINHIIAFVLERSRKAADTKATIETAGKQAETGTTREQEIGLFETRLVSLPPLEKIAAPEVDTLIIAGGPVNLADTIDEEAQRSGLGHVVRITEPVLPDGHADKRLGIINLFPLENDPDAVRKTFELYLAAAQAFDQGPAFLVTMASEDGAYGFENPSAVGYKAGAVAGATKSFAREYPDTLVRMLDVHPDLSPEKSAALVFRSLSESFPMETAVGPKEDLRTIRLVPVMEQSEEPGFRSGEVVLATGGARGITAACLKHLAEQHQISLVILGRTVLSSRAERLAEFGPEEWEQEKRKIVDRMKRDGKPPTPVTVEKELSKLRGEAEVYKNLHDLRATGSEVIYRPLDIRDGAAVDKAIQEVAELCGRVDLVIHAAGVDVSRALRNKTIEQIETVFSVKVEGMRNLLDSLDRHGMPPRRIVGFGSVAGRFGNMAQVDYSAANDALAHLLRRADREMDAKVSIIDWAPWSEIGMATRGSVQQTLEAAGIDFIPPDRGAEILARELARSSDAVEVLAGGRLGPFEADAFHQAGTEATRKVSLAGQTGEVVSILPGEYVKVRLFLNPSHPLLDHHRIDRAAVLPGVGGMEIMRAAAEMIDPAASRSGFGEVRFRSPLKVFKDEPFEAEVEVVRSERTADSALCYRARISSWFVNKEGRKMGSPRLHHECTLTISEETETTDLNGNKPQEFGRWNEAVWVTARDIYSVFFHGPGFRFLDHILLEGSAKGVRFRYADTKERPAMFADTLPGCVEACFQAAAGFAVESRGIMALPTGIDRVTVHSTGSMPCEGELIPVREASHAEFEGRKVFHFDAVVKDGKGNSLMTLEGVEMVELESSSGFPGKVFEQIVPVKSLSTEIKAGSKGFLKEMLDEDEVRQHAAKATPKRAKEWLAGRLALKKSVQRLLAASSGEMHAGKTILILQDDLGQPRAELSTKPGARVGEVSLSHSNGLAIAAASVPGTFRGLGVDMEKVEARSESWVADYFTEEEILAAGENDRRWGRLTEMWCLKEAALKALGTGLRFDLRDINVADLDEAGQARLEFRNEAARYVDESIDGSFEARVEEKEGIAVARVLIRKT; encoded by the coding sequence ATGAAATTAGTGCTGCCGTTTGGCCTGGAGATACCGGTACTTTATGTGAATCCGCGGATCAATGCGGATGCCGGTCTCATAGAAGAGGCCTCCCGTGCGGGAGGCCTCGGAATTGTTGACCATGTGACATCAGGGCCTGCGAATTTTCATGTCCCTGGGGACGTTCCTCACGGTTTGAGGGTCTCGGTCAAGGAACTCCAAGGGTTGAATCTCGCTGCCAATGTCCGGCTCGCGTTGATTCCGTTGGAGGATTCCGAATCCGTGGCCGAGCTGGAACCCGGCGCTCTGAAGGCTCTGCCTGTACCCGTTCTGATCGAGGTAGGTAGCGCACAGCAGGCCCAGGAGGCTGAAAGCGCAGGCGCGGCAGGCCTGGTGGCTCGCGGAAACGAGGGGCCCGGATGGGTGAGTGAAACCAGCGGGTTTGTGCTGATTCAGGAAATTCTCGCGGTGTCGGGACTTCCTCTTTTCCTTCAGGGCGGAGTTGGAATGCACACGGCAGCCGCCGCGGTAGCCGCTGGCGCCACAGGTGTTGTCCTGGACGTGCATTTGCTTCTGTCTGAAGGTTCAGCTATCCCTCAGTCCTTGAAGGATTTCCTGGCAGGGCTCAGCCTGCCCGCAACCGTGACCTTGGCTGAAGGATCGTCTAGGCCGCTCCGCGTTTATTCCCGAGTCGGGACCAGAATGGTCCGGGAGCTGAAAAAGGATGAGGAGTCGCTCACGCCGGAGGAATTCCCGAATTATTGCGACCGCCTCGCGCATTGCCTGCGGAATCCGGTGGGTGAGCTTGACAAAGATGAAACGCTCCTTGCCATGTCCGAAGACATTGTTGCAGCGAAGGGTCTGAGCAAGGAGTTCGGTACTGCCGCGTCAATACTGGCTGCTTTTGGCCGCAAAATGTCCGAGCCAGTGGCCGTGTGGCCGTTCGGCGAGGATTCCGAGGTTTGCCGCGGCCATGGGACTCGCTTTCCCATCGTCCAGGGCCCTATGGCTCATGTAAGCGATAATCCCGATTTTCTTTCAGCCGTGGCACAGGCGGGCGCACTGCCGTTCCTTGCCATGGGCAACATGCCGGGCCCGATTGCACGGGAAGGGATGGAGCTTGCCGCCGCAAAAAACCGCGGAAGATTTGGCGTCGGTCTCATCGGATTGGAAGTCAACCGCAAATGCTATGAATCCCACCTGGAGATCATGAGCGAGAATCCCCCACCCTTCGCGATTCTCGCGGCGGGAGGGGTAGAGCTTGCCAAGCGCATCGAGGCTATCGGAACTGCCTGCTATTTACACTGTCCTTCCCCCGCGATTCTCGCGGAGGGGCTCAAGAGTGGTCTCAGGCGGTTTGTATTTGAAGGAAGCGAATCAGGCGGCCACATCGGCTCGCTGGGAAGCCTCATCCTTTGGAATGCCAATCTTACCGAATTGGACGCGGCATCCCGGAATGGTTTGGACCTACATGAGGTTACGGTGCTTTTTGCCGGCGGCATAGCCACCGGCCGTGCCGCGGCTTTTCTCGCGGGGATGGTATCCGACTTTGTGACCAGGGGCCTGAATGTGGGCCTGCAAATGGGCACGGCCTATCTGGCCACCAAAGAGGCTGTTTTCACCTGCGCGATCACCCCAACTTACCAGGCTCTGACGCTCGACAGCAGAAAAACGGTGGTCATCGGCCGCACTGTGAACACCAAGGCACGCGCCGCGGGTTCGCCAATGGCTTCGGAGCTTATCGAAAGAGAGCACGAGCGTCTCAGAAACGGCATGCCACTGCGTGAGCGCAAGGAACTCTACGAAAAGGACAACTTGGGCGCTCTCAGGCTTGCGGCCAAGGGTTGCGCGATTGATCCGAACACCGCGACCTGGGACTGCCCGGTTTTTTGCGATCTGCCCGCGGAAGAACAGGTAAACCGAGGGCTTTACCTCATGGGGCAGGTGGTTTCGCTCTTGCGTGAACCCTGCACCATAGAGGCCCTGCATTCGGAGATAATCCACGAGGGTCGGCAAATCTTCGAGATGCGACTGCCTCAGCCTGAGGACGAACAAGTTCAGGCCCAGGACCTCGCTTTGCCCGAGGAAGTTCCAGTGGTGGAACACGTAAAAGAGCCCATTGCTGTGGTGGGCATAGGACTGCGGTTCCCCGGTTCGGATTCGCCCGACTCGTTTTGGGAGCAGATCATGAGCGGCCGCAGCGGAATCGTGGAGGTGCCTCCCGACAGATGGGGAGATTCCGCTTTCTACTACCATCCGGATCCCAAGGCGCCTGACAAGACCTACACAAAGATCGGCGGCTTTATAACGGAATTCAAGTTCGATCCGCTCAAATACCGCATTCCGCCGGCTGTGGCCCAAAAGATGGACCGCACGCAGCAGCTTGCCGTCACCTGTGTCGCGGACGCTCTGGCGGACGCGGGTCTGAATCCGGCTGATTTAAAGGGAAAAAGGGTCGGAGTCATAATCGGCAACAGCATGGGCGGTGAGACAACCGACCGGTACGCGGAGCGAATGACAGTGCCGCGCACAATTGCTTGTCTTGAGGAAGCATTCTCCTCGCTGAACCTTGACGACTCGACGAAGACCAAATTGATCGAAGAATTCCGATCCCGGTATTTGGAGGATTTGCCGGACATCACCGAAGATTCATTGCCGGGAGAGTTGGCAAATGTGATTTCCGGACGAGTGGCCAACGTTTTCAACCTGGAAGGTCCCAATTTCACGGTCGATGCGGCCTGTGCCTCGTCAATGGCCGCGGTGATGAACGCTGTGGCCGCGCTGAGGGGCGGCAGCATAGACTACGCGGTGACCGGCGGCGTGGATTCGATGATGAATCCCGCGTCTTTCGTGAAATTTTGCAAGATAGGAGCGCTTTCGCCTGATGGTAGCCGCCCCTTTGACGAGGGGGCCAACGGTTTTGTAATGGGCGAAGGCGCGGGGATGATGCTGTTGAAAAGGCTGTCCGACGCAGTCAGAGCCGGCGACCGAATCTATGGGACAGTAGTGGAGATAGGGTCTTCTTCTGACGGCAGGGGGAAAGGCATTACCGCTCCCAATGCCGCGGGCCAGGAAAGAGCCGTCCGTGCATGTTTCGACGCAGCGGGAATCGACCCGGCTTCCGTGGGGCTTGTGGAAGCTCATGGAACCTCGACGCCCGTTGGGGACTCTACCGAGCTGAGCGTGCTGGACAAATTCTTCCAGGGCGCGGGCTGCGCCAAGGCGTCCATAGGTCTGGGATCGGTGAAATCTCAGATAGGGCACCTTAAAGCCGCGGCAGGCGCCGCAGGAATAATAAAGGCTGTTCTCGGTCTGCACAAGCGGACCTTGCCTCCTACCGTAAACGTTCAGCGGCCCAACCCGTGTATTGATTGGGAATCCTCGCCGCTTTCTTTGGTAACCGAGGCCCGGCCGTGGGAAGTAGCCGGCGGCCATATCCGCAGGGCCGGTGTAAGCGCTTTCGGATTCGGCGGCACCAATTTCCATGTGCTTGTACAGGAACACGTACCCGGACTCCGGGTGATTTCCGGTGAGAAAAAGGCGGTCCAGCCGGTGGAATTCAGGCCTCCGGACTGGCCCAAGCCACCGGAAATGACCATAGAGGGCGATGCTTGGGTAATCGGTGGTTCCGGTCCCGGCGATCTCACCAAGCGAATTGAAAAGCTCTTGGAACAGATTACATCGGCAAACGCATCTTCGCTTGCGGCTGCTCAGCGTGAAGAATCCGCGGGCTGTGAGTTCCGCTGCGGATTTGCAGCCCAGGATGCTCAGGCTGCCACGGAGAAGCTTTCGCTGGTTTTAGAGGGATTGAAGGACCCCGCCAAGAGGGCGTTCTTCCCTGCCCGCGGTATACATGTGGCGCAAGCCTCGACCAACCGGGCCGCGTCGGGAGTGGCGTTCCTCTTCCCGGGTCAGGGATCGCAATATCCGTTCATGCTCCGGGACCTTGCCGAGCGCTTCCCTGTGGTGGCCGAGACATTTGAGGAAGCCGACGACATCCTTGCCTCGTTGGGGCTCCCCACGGTCAGCTCCTGCGTTTTCCTGAACGGCGCGGCCAAAGCTTCTGCCAAAGATCAGGCGGACGCCATGAAGGACACACAACTCCTTCAACCCATGATTCTAACCGCGAATACCGCAATTTTCAGACTCTTGGCCAAAATGGGAATTCATCCTGCCGCAGTTGCCGGGCATTCCCTGGGCGAGTATGCGGCTTGCGTGGCAGCGAGTGTTTTCTCATTCGGCGATGCACTGCGGGCCGTAGCAGTTCGAGGCCGAGAAATGGCCAGGGTCAGCATTGCAGATCCGGGCCTCATGATGGGCATACCCGCGGACGCACGGGTCGTAGAAGAAGTCCTGGCAGAGGTGGACGGTTACGTGGTGGCCGCGAACAAAAATTCGCCCAAACAAACCGTGATTTCCGGTGAGACCGCTGCTGTCAAGCAGGCAGGCGAGTTGTTCAGAGCCAGAGGCTTGGAAGGCGTCCTTCTTCCTGTTTCAGCGGCCTTCCATTCCGGTGTTGTGGCCCCGGCCCGCGAGCCTTTCATGAAGACTTTGGAGAAACTGACTGTCAATCCGCCGCTGGTACCTGTGCTCTCCAACGTGACCGGTGACTTCTACCCTGTCGGACCGGCTGCGCCCGGCAGAATTCGTGACCTTTTGGGGAAGCAATTCGCAGCGCCCGTGGAGTGGGTCAAAACGCTGCGACGGCTTTACAGCGAAGGCATACGAATCTTCCTGGAATGTGGACCCAAGCGGGTGATGACCAACCTTACTTCGGACACTCTGTCCAATGATGCGCTTGCACTCCCGACCAATCATCCGAAAAAGGGCGGCATCATCCAACTCATGGAAGCCTTGGCGGCATTGGTCGCGGAAGGGGTCCTGGTCGACATCGGTGCCGCGGAAACCCTAGAAGAAATCGCCAGGCCCGAAACGTACCGCAAAAGGCCCGAACTGAAGATCGCGCCGGAACCAACCACGGTTCGACAGACCACCGAGACTGCACCTCCACTGCTGAGAGGGCTTCTGGACTCCGAAATTGAACAGATGGCCGGCCAACCCGAGTTTTCGAGATTTCTCGACATTCAGGGTGAGCCTATTCGGGCCCTGATCAAGGCGGGCTTCCAGTCATTTGTCACGAACATATTGCCTATGGAAGAGAAGGTGAGGCAGGTCGAGTCCGAGGGGATGGACATGTCCCCCGTCGTGATCAGCGGCACCGCTGCGGGCTTGCCCAGCGATGTGAGGTTCCCCTTTGACAGGGCGACCCTTGATGACCTTTTGCTGGGCGGAAACTTCATAAAAAGAATACCGGAAGACAGTCGGCGGAGCATGGTGGAAAAGAACATCGAGCGGCTTCTCAAAGGGGCTGATGGAGAAGTGGACCTCCAGAAGGTGGAGGATGTTTCGGGCGTCATCAAGCTCGCCGGTTTTTTCAACGATGAGGACATCATAGAAGAGTACGGCCTGGACGAGCGCCTGGCCAGGTCTATGGATGTGACCACTCGTCTGGCCGTTGCTGCGGGGATTGAGGCGTTGCGGGATGCGGGCATTCCTCTCGTCCAGGAAACACGCACGACAAGCATAGGCCAGGAATTGCCTGGCTCGTGGACGCTGCCTCCGGCTCTCAGGGCCGAGACCGGGATTATTTTCGCGTCGGCATTTCCCGGTATGGCTTCTCTGGTGGACGAGGTCACTCGGGAAACAGCGGCTAGATACGGCGCAGGAGCCAAGAAGCGGCTAATTGATTTCTATACCGGCCTTCTGGGGCGAATCGGGGACGACGCGGAGCGCGCGCGAATAACAGGGTGGTTCACCGAGGAGTTCAGCCATCTCAATCCCGCGGGCTCCGAAGAGCTTTACACTTTCAATCGGGATTTTCTTCTCAAGGTCATAAGCATGGCCCACGCGCAGTTGGCCCAGTTCATAAAGGCTCAAGGTCCCAACACTCACGTTGATGCGGCCTGTGCAGGCACCACGCAGGCTGTTTTGTTGGCGCGAGACTGGATAAGGACCGGCCAGGCGAAGAGAGTGATTCTAGTGGCCGCGGACGATGTCGCCGGCAAAACCTTGCTGCCCTGGGTTGGTTCCGGGTTCCTCGCCATGGGAGCGGCCACCACTAATGGTAATCTGTCCGAAGCGGCACTTCCCTTTGATGACCGACGTCATGGGCTCATATTGGGCTCTGCGGCTGTCGGCATAGTCCTGGAAAACCACCTGCTCGTCAAAGAGCGGGGAATGGAGCCCATAGCTTCCATAGAGACGGGAGTAGTGGCAAACAGCGGCTTTCATGGCACCCGCCTGGACGTGGAACATATCTCTTCGGTCATGGAGAAGATGATTTCAAAGTGGGAAAAACAGTCCGGCCGGTCCCGTGACGACCTGGCCAGAGAAGTCTTCTTCATGTCCCACGAAACCTATTCTCCCAAGCGAGGAGGAAGTTCTTCAGCCGAGGTCAAGGCGCTCCGAAGTACCTTTGGAGACAAGGCCCGCGACATACCCATAGCCAACACAAAGGGTTTCACCGGCCATACCATGGGCGTTGGAGTAGAAGACGTGGTGGCCCTGCGGTGTCTCCAAAAAAAGCTCTTGCCCCCCATTCCCAACCTGAAGCAGCCTGACCCCGAGTTTGCCGATCTGAAGCTCAGCCGCGGCGGGGCCTGCCACGCAAACTATGCCTTGAGATTGGCCGCGGGATTCGGATCTCAAATAGTTATGGCTCTGTATAAAGTGGTCAGCCGGGAAGAAAACCGCATCACAGATCTAGCCACGCACCGAAACTGGTTGAGACAAGTAACGGGCTACACAGACCCGATTGTCGCGGTGGAGCAGCGTACGCTGCGAGTCGTGCAGCGGGCCGCAGCCCAAGTCACGGCACTTGTGGAGGCAGCCCCGCAGAAGGTCCCGTCGCCTGAGGCCGAAATGGACGCAGGGCAGGCCAAATCAGCGACAGGGGCCGACGAAGTTAGAACCAAGATTCTGGCCCTGCTCTCCGACAAAACCGGCTACCCCGCGGATATGTTGGACACCGCGCTGGATCTTGAAGCAGACCTGGGAATTGACACGGTCAAACAGGCAGAGTTCATATCCGAGGTCAGAGAGACCTTCGGCATCCCCAGAATAGAAGGACTAAAGATAGCCGATTTCCCCACAATAGAGCACATTATCGAGTTTGTCCTGGCCCATACCGAGCGATCCGGCAGTGGTTCGGAGGGGGAAGAGACGCAGTCGAGCGGTTCGGCTGAGGGTGAAACGGAGGTGCGGGAAAAGATCCTCGCCCTGCTTTCACAAAAAACCGGTTATCCGGCCGATATGCTGGACACCGGGCTGGATCTGGAGGCGGACCTGGGAATTGACACGGTCAAACAGGCCGAGTTCATTTCCGAAGTGCGAGAGATTTTCAGCATACCCAGGATCGAAGGACTGAAAATAGCGGACTTCCCGACGATCAATCACATAATAGCGTTTGTGCTGGAGAGAAGCCGCAAGGCGGCTGATACCAAAGCAACCATCGAGACTGCCGGGAAGCAGGCCGAGACGGGAACGACACGAGAGCAGGAGATCGGTCTGTTCGAAACCAGATTGGTTAGTTTGCCTCCCTTGGAGAAAATTGCGGCCCCGGAAGTGGATACCCTCATCATAGCCGGTGGACCTGTGAACCTGGCGGATACGATAGACGAGGAGGCCCAGCGGTCAGGTCTCGGGCACGTTGTGAGAATAACGGAGCCTGTTCTCCCGGATGGTCATGCGGACAAGCGATTGGGAATAATCAACCTCTTTCCCCTTGAGAACGACCCGGACGCAGTGCGCAAAACTTTTGAGCTTTACCTTGCCGCCGCGCAGGCCTTTGACCAAGGCCCGGCATTTCTAGTCACAATGGCGTCTGAAGACGGCGCTTACGGATTTGAAAATCCCTCTGCCGTCGGGTACAAGGCCGGCGCCGTGGCCGGCGCTACCAAATCATTCGCCCGTGAGTATCCCGACACACTGGTAAGGATGCTGGATGTGCATCCGGACCTGTCGCCTGAAAAATCGGCTGCCCTAGTCTTTCGAAGCCTGAGTGAATCCTTCCCAATGGAAACCGCTGTGGGCCCTAAGGAAGACCTCAGGACCATCCGACTGGTTCCTGTCATGGAACAAAGCGAAGAGCCGGGGTTCAGATCCGGTGAGGTTGTTCTTGCAACCGGCGGGGCCAGAGGCATTACCGCCGCGTGTCTGAAGCACCTTGCCGAACAGCATCAGATTTCTTTGGTCATACTAGGCCGGACAGTCCTCTCCAGCAGGGCGGAACGGCTCGCGGAATTCGGACCGGAGGAATGGGAACAGGAGAAGCGGAAGATCGTCGATCGTATGAAGAGAGACGGAAAGCCCCCCACACCGGTAACCGTCGAAAAAGAGCTTTCCAAGCTTCGTGGAGAAGCCGAAGTATATAAAAACCTGCACGATTTGCGTGCCACAGGTTCTGAGGTGATTTACCGCCCCCTGGACATTCGTGATGGAGCTGCTGTGGATAAGGCGATTCAGGAAGTCGCCGAGCTTTGTGGCCGTGTCGATTTGGTAATCCATGCAGCGGGCGTTGACGTGAGCCGAGCGCTGCGCAACAAAACCATTGAACAGATCGAAACCGTATTTTCCGTCAAAGTGGAGGGAATGCGCAATCTCCTCGATTCCCTCGATCGGCATGGTATGCCGCCCCGCCGCATCGTGGGGTTTGGCAGTGTCGCCGGCCGTTTTGGTAATATGGCTCAAGTTGATTACTCCGCGGCCAACGACGCCCTGGCGCATTTGCTTCGCAGGGCAGACAGAGAAATGGACGCAAAGGTGTCCATAATCGACTGGGCGCCGTGGTCCGAGATAGGAATGGCCACCAGAGGCAGCGTGCAGCAAACTTTGGAAGCCGCAGGCATTGATTTCATTCCTCCTGACAGAGGTGCTGAGATCCTTGCCCGCGAACTCGCGCGTTCGTCCGATGCGGTGGAGGTTTTGGCCGGAGGGAGGCTCGGCCCGTTTGAAGCCGACGCGTTCCATCAAGCAGGAACCGAAGCCACCCGTAAAGTGAGCCTGGCCGGGCAAACCGGTGAAGTGGTTTCCATCTTGCCGGGCGAATATGTGAAGGTCAGATTGTTTCTGAATCCGTCCCACCCGCTTCTGGATCACCACAGAATCGACCGCGCGGCGGTATTGCCGGGTGTTGGAGGAATGGAGATCATGCGTGCAGCCGCGGAAATGATAGATCCGGCGGCTTCACGATCGGGTTTTGGAGAGGTCCGTTTCCGGAGTCCGCTCAAAGTCTTTAAAGATGAACCTTTTGAAGCTGAAGTGGAAGTCGTTCGCTCTGAGCGTACGGCCGACAGTGCTTTGTGTTACCGGGCGCGAATTTCTTCCTGGTTCGTGAACAAGGAAGGTCGAAAGATGGGTTCGCCCCGCTTGCATCATGAATGCACCCTGACAATAAGCGAGGAAACTGAAACCACAGACCTCAACGGGAACAAACCCCAAGAATTCGGCCGATGGAATGAAGCGGTCTGGGTGACCGCTCGTGACATCTATTCCGTATTTTTCCATGGGCCGGGCTTCAGATTCCTGGATCACATATTGTTGGAGGGCAGCGCAAAAGGCGTGCGGTTCAGGTACGCGGACACCAAAGAACGGCCTGCCATGTTTGCAGACACTCTACCGGGTTGTGTCGAGGCTTGTTTTCAGGCAGCAGCGGGCTTCGCTGTGGAATCTCGCGGGATCATGGCTTTGCCCACGGGCATAGATCGAGTCACGGTCCATTCTACAGGCTCCATGCCGTGCGAAGGTGAACTGATTCCGGTACGGGAGGCGTCCCACGCTGAGTTCGAGGGGCGAAAGGTTTTTCATTTCGATGCGGTGGTCAAAGACGGGAAAGGCAACTCGTTGATGACGCTGGAGGGCGTCGAAATGGTCGAATTGGAAAGCTCATCAGGTTTCCCCGGAAAAGTCTTTGAACAAATCGTGCCTGTGAAAAGCCTTTCAACGGAGATCAAAGCGGGCTCAAAAGGGTTTCTCAAGGAGATGCTCGACGAAGATGAGGTTCGGCAACACGCGGCAAAGGCCACTCCCAAGAGAGCCAAAGAGTGGCTGGCGGGCAGATTGGCCCTTAAAAAGAGCGTTCAGCGCCTGTTGGCCGCTTCGTCCGGCGAGATGCATGCGGGCAAGACCATCCTAATCCTTCAGGACGACCTCGGCCAGCCCAGGGCGGAACTTTCCACCAAACCGGGTGCTCGCGTCGGTGAAGTCTCTCTGTCCCATTCCAACGGTCTCGCGATTGCCGCAGCGTCTGTTCCCGGCACGTTCCGAGGACTGGGCGTGGATATGGAAAAGGTAGAGGCTCGAAGCGAAAGCTGGGTCGCGGATTATTTTACGGAGGAGGAGATCCTTGCAGCGGGAGAAAACGACAGAAGGTGGGGCCGTCTCACCGAAATGTGGTGTCTCAAGGAGGCGGCTTTAAAGGCCCTGGGAACAGGTCTGAGGTTTGATCTTAGAGATATCAACGTGGCCGACTTGGATGAGGCCGGCCAGGCCCGACTGGAATTCCGCAACGAAGCGGCAAGGTACGTGGATGAATCAATTGACGGTTCATTTGAGGCCCGTGTGGAAGAAAAGGAAGGCATCGCGGTTGCCAGAGTCCTGATCAGGAAGACCTGA